A DNA window from Thalassospiraceae bacterium LMO-JJ14 contains the following coding sequences:
- a CDS encoding GNAT family N-acetyltransferase, translating to MSVIDQLNLRQATANDVAAIVQLLVDDPLGAKRENPGDPAYDAAFAEIDKDPNNELWVIEGDDGRILGVLQLTFIPGITHTAGTRAMIEGVRVADELTGQGVGTWFFQQMIDRAREKGARLVQLTSDKSRTDAIRFYGNLGFTASHEGFKLKFD from the coding sequence ATGTCGGTCATAGATCAATTGAATTTGCGTCAGGCAACTGCGAACGACGTTGCCGCCATCGTTCAATTACTGGTCGATGACCCGCTTGGGGCGAAGCGCGAAAATCCCGGCGATCCGGCCTATGACGCGGCTTTTGCCGAGATCGACAAGGATCCGAACAACGAACTGTGGGTGATCGAAGGTGACGACGGTCGCATTCTCGGCGTCCTGCAGCTCACCTTCATTCCCGGCATCACGCACACGGCGGGTACGCGTGCCATGATCGAAGGCGTGCGTGTCGCCGACGAACTGACGGGCCAGGGCGTCGGCACCTGGTTCTTCCAGCAGATGATCGACCGCGCGCGCGAAAAGGGCGCGCGGCTTGTACAGCTGACCTCCGACAAGTCCCGCACGGACGCGATCCGCTTTTACGGCAACCTCGGCTTCACCGCATCCCATGAAGGCTTCAAGCTGAAGTTCGATTAG
- a CDS encoding TRAP transporter substrate-binding protein produces MTTRRNFLKAGAAAGVAGAATIAAPAVHSQAPIKWRMQTYAGPALAEHVIKPAIDSFNKVAAGQMEIELFFADQLVPTGELFRAMQAGTIDAVQSDDDSMASPTEVTVFGGYFPFASRYSLDVPVLFNQYGLNEIWDAEYSKVGVKHISAGSWDPCHFATKDPINSLADLKGKRVFTFPTAGRFLTQFGVVPVTLPWEDIEVAVQTGELDGIAWSGITEDYTVGWADVTNYFLTNNISGAWAGSFFANMDSWNKVPDNLKELLKLTFDSSHYYRQWWYWGGEASLRVNGTKMKLTTIPDKEWETVEAAAVKFWDEIASESATKKKVVDIFKKYNADMLKAGRPYRYG; encoded by the coding sequence ATGACAACGAGACGTAACTTCCTGAAAGCCGGCGCCGCCGCCGGTGTCGCCGGTGCCGCAACGATCGCGGCGCCAGCCGTTCATTCTCAGGCGCCGATCAAATGGCGCATGCAGACATACGCCGGTCCGGCACTTGCCGAGCACGTGATCAAGCCGGCCATCGACAGTTTCAACAAGGTCGCCGCCGGGCAGATGGAAATCGAACTTTTCTTCGCCGATCAGCTGGTCCCGACGGGTGAGCTGTTCCGGGCCATGCAGGCCGGCACCATCGATGCCGTGCAGTCCGATGACGATTCCATGGCCTCTCCGACCGAAGTCACGGTGTTCGGCGGTTACTTCCCGTTCGCCAGCCGCTACTCGCTGGACGTGCCGGTGCTGTTCAACCAGTACGGGCTGAATGAAATCTGGGACGCGGAGTATTCCAAAGTCGGCGTCAAGCATATCTCGGCCGGGTCGTGGGATCCGTGCCATTTCGCCACCAAGGATCCGATCAACTCGCTCGCCGACCTCAAGGGCAAGCGTGTCTTCACCTTCCCGACGGCGGGCCGCTTCCTGACCCAGTTCGGCGTCGTCCCGGTGACGCTGCCGTGGGAAGATATCGAAGTCGCGGTACAGACCGGCGAGTTGGACGGCATCGCCTGGTCCGGCATTACCGAGGATTACACGGTCGGCTGGGCCGATGTGACGAACTACTTCCTCACCAACAACATCTCCGGTGCGTGGGCGGGATCGTTCTTCGCCAACATGGACAGCTGGAACAAGGTGCCGGACAACCTGAAGGAACTGCTGAAGCTGACCTTCGACAGCTCGCACTATTACCGCCAGTGGTGGTACTGGGGCGGCGAGGCATCGCTGCGCGTCAACGGTACCAAGATGAAGCTGACCACCATCCCCGACAAGGAATGGGAAACGGTCGAGGCCGCGGCGGTCAAGTTCTGGGACGAGATCGCTTCGGAGTCCGCGACCAAGAAGAAGGTCGTCGACATCTTCAAGAAATATAACGCAGACATGCTGAAAGCCGGCCGCCCGTATCGTTACGGCTGA
- a CDS encoding TRAP transporter small permease subunit, whose product MPKGIRLYVKYVEAVNYRIGRIAMYGIFVMAAILLWSSISKTFFLPSLWTLEVAQFAMVAYYILGGPYSIQMNANVRMDLLYANWSPKKKACFDSITILLLVFYLGVMLYGAIDSTAYAFKYGERNPTAWRPMLWPIKTIMCVGFLLMLLQSFAELFKDIAKIRGEEI is encoded by the coding sequence ATGCCGAAGGGGATCAGGCTTTACGTCAAATACGTCGAGGCGGTGAACTACCGCATCGGCCGCATTGCCATGTACGGCATTTTCGTCATGGCGGCGATCCTGTTGTGGTCGTCGATTTCCAAGACCTTCTTTCTGCCCTCGCTGTGGACCCTCGAGGTCGCACAGTTCGCCATGGTCGCCTATTACATTCTGGGCGGCCCGTATTCCATTCAGATGAACGCCAACGTCAGAATGGATCTACTGTACGCCAACTGGTCGCCGAAGAAGAAGGCGTGCTTCGATTCCATCACCATCCTGCTGTTGGTGTTTTATCTCGGCGTCATGCTGTACGGCGCCATCGACAGCACGGCTTATGCCTTCAAGTACGGAGAGCGCAACCCGACGGCATGGCGGCCCATGCTGTGGCCGATCAAGACCATCATGTGCGTCGGGTTCCTGCTGATGCTGTTGCAGTCCTTTGCCGAGCTGTTCAAGGACATCGCCAAAATCCGCGGCGAGGAAATCTAG
- a CDS encoding aldehyde dehydrogenase family protein — protein sequence MSTTLKCISPIDGSVFAERPVVTREDAFAATARAKAAQRDWADMPLQARIELVRAGVTRLGEMTDEVVPELAGMMGRPVRYGGEFGGTDERASYMAGIAAEALKPIVIEDSPAFQRRIEREPVGVVLVIAPWNYPYMTAINTVAPALIAGNTVILKHSTQTLLVGERMVRAFTEAGVPADVFQNLFLDHATTSELIAAKSFGFVNFTGSVGGGRAIEKAASGTFTGVGLELGGKDPGYVMDDADLDAAVDTLIDGAMFNSGQCCCGIERIYVTASLYDAFVEKALAIVSGYKLGNPLDPATTLGPMANVRFAAEVRAQTSEAIAAGATALIDPALFPEDDGGAYLMPQILTNVSHDMRVMRDESFGPVVGIMKVETDDEAVALMNDSDFGLTASLWTADPARAAAIGKRIETGTIFMNRADYLDPGLCWTGCKETGRGAALSSLGYQSLTRPKSYHLKMPG from the coding sequence ATGAGCACCACCTTGAAATGCATTTCCCCGATTGACGGTTCGGTCTTCGCCGAACGTCCCGTCGTGACCCGCGAGGACGCCTTTGCCGCCACCGCGCGCGCCAAAGCAGCGCAGCGAGATTGGGCGGACATGCCGCTGCAGGCCCGTATCGAACTGGTCCGCGCCGGGGTGACGCGGCTCGGCGAAATGACCGACGAGGTCGTTCCGGAGTTAGCAGGCATGATGGGCCGGCCGGTGCGCTACGGCGGCGAATTCGGCGGCACCGACGAACGCGCGTCCTATATGGCGGGTATTGCCGCCGAGGCCCTGAAGCCGATCGTCATCGAGGACAGCCCTGCTTTTCAACGCCGCATCGAACGCGAGCCCGTCGGCGTCGTTCTGGTGATCGCGCCCTGGAACTATCCTTACATGACGGCGATCAACACCGTCGCCCCGGCGCTGATCGCCGGCAATACGGTGATCCTCAAACATTCGACGCAGACGCTTCTGGTCGGCGAACGCATGGTGCGTGCTTTCACCGAAGCCGGCGTGCCGGCCGACGTGTTCCAGAATCTGTTCCTCGATCATGCCACCACGTCGGAACTGATCGCGGCCAAGTCCTTCGGCTTCGTTAACTTCACCGGCTCGGTCGGCGGCGGGCGGGCCATCGAAAAAGCGGCGTCGGGGACGTTCACCGGTGTCGGGCTGGAACTGGGCGGCAAGGACCCGGGGTACGTGATGGACGATGCCGATCTGGATGCCGCGGTCGACACCCTGATCGACGGTGCCATGTTCAATTCCGGGCAGTGCTGCTGCGGGATCGAGCGGATTTATGTTACCGCCTCGTTGTACGACGCCTTTGTCGAAAAGGCGCTCGCCATTGTATCGGGCTACAAGCTCGGCAATCCGCTGGATCCGGCAACGACGCTGGGGCCCATGGCCAACGTCCGCTTCGCTGCTGAAGTTCGCGCCCAGACATCCGAAGCAATCGCAGCCGGGGCCACGGCGCTGATCGATCCGGCGCTTTTTCCGGAGGACGACGGCGGGGCGTACCTGATGCCGCAGATCCTGACCAACGTCAGCCACGACATGCGCGTGATGCGCGATGAAAGCTTCGGCCCCGTGGTCGGCATCATGAAGGTCGAAACCGACGACGAGGCCGTGGCCCTGATGAATGACAGTGACTTCGGCCTGACCGCGTCGCTGTGGACCGCCGATCCGGCGCGCGCCGCCGCCATCGGCAAGCGGATCGAGACCGGCACCATCTTCATGAACCGCGCCGATTACCTCGATCCGGGCCTGTGCTGGACCGGTTGCAAGGAAACCGGACGCGGTGCGGCATTGTCATCGCTGGGCTATCAGAGTTTGACCCGGCCCAAGTCGTATCACCTGAAGATGCCGGGCTGA
- the ggt gene encoding gamma-glutamyltransferase, whose amino-acid sequence MANGMVCAPQPEAVEAGAMVLKSGGNAVDAAIATALVQTAVDPFMSGIAGFGSMHVYLPASGTHQCLDFHAHAPLGVTPDMWADKLLHECEDGFGFILKGRVNEVGYQSIATPESLRAYDTALKKWGSKSLAEVIQPAIDYAAGGWMIRPHVRRFWEQVEPGGRVEHIEYLRGSPATAKIYLNDDGSMKPMGGIIKNPDMAATYTRIAEAGADDFYEGEIASKIVADMEANGGLIRAEDLKNAGPEDADVLWTDYRGYQIASSPPPGGGIMVLEMLNILENFDLAAMGHNTPEYIRTVAEAMKIATVDKDNHVGDPRFVDIPLDRLLSKDYAKQMADKIKSGEKTHVPRLQQGEDQKETTHLCTIDGQGNCVTMTHSLGMPSGVTTEGLGFVYNGCMGVFDPRPGMTGSLAPGKARFTSMAPSIVFKDGKPVLLIGAPGGTYIAMGVVQGIINAIDFGMDAQQAVSAPRFSATSDLIEIVNRIPRFVQAELEADGYTFRRYPLGFHFAGVHAIRITENGIDGGADPGRDGMALAV is encoded by the coding sequence ATGGCCAATGGTATGGTGTGCGCGCCTCAACCCGAGGCGGTCGAAGCAGGCGCAATGGTCCTGAAATCGGGCGGCAATGCCGTCGACGCGGCGATTGCCACGGCCCTGGTGCAAACCGCCGTCGACCCGTTCATGTCGGGGATCGCCGGTTTCGGATCGATGCACGTCTATCTGCCCGCAAGCGGCACCCACCAGTGCCTGGACTTTCATGCCCATGCGCCGTTGGGCGTGACACCCGATATGTGGGCCGACAAGCTGCTGCACGAATGCGAGGACGGTTTCGGGTTTATTCTGAAAGGCCGCGTCAACGAAGTCGGCTATCAATCCATCGCCACGCCCGAAAGCCTGCGCGCCTACGACACCGCCTTGAAAAAATGGGGCAGTAAAAGCCTGGCCGAAGTGATCCAGCCGGCCATCGACTATGCCGCGGGTGGCTGGATGATCCGCCCGCACGTGCGCCGCTTCTGGGAACAGGTCGAACCCGGCGGCCGGGTCGAGCACATCGAATACCTGCGCGGTTCCCCGGCGACGGCGAAAATCTATCTGAATGATGACGGCTCCATGAAACCGATGGGCGGCATCATCAAGAACCCCGATATGGCGGCGACCTATACCCGCATCGCCGAGGCCGGCGCCGACGATTTTTACGAAGGCGAGATCGCCTCGAAGATCGTTGCCGACATGGAAGCCAACGGCGGACTGATCCGGGCCGAGGACCTGAAAAACGCCGGACCGGAAGACGCCGATGTGCTGTGGACCGATTACCGTGGATACCAGATCGCGTCGAGCCCGCCGCCGGGCGGCGGAATCATGGTGCTCGAGATGCTGAATATCCTCGAGAATTTCGATCTCGCGGCCATGGGTCACAATACGCCCGAGTATATCCGGACCGTCGCCGAAGCGATGAAGATCGCCACCGTCGACAAGGACAATCACGTCGGCGATCCGCGCTTCGTCGACATTCCGCTGGACCGGCTTTTGTCCAAGGATTACGCGAAGCAAATGGCCGACAAGATCAAGTCGGGCGAGAAAACCCATGTACCGCGCCTGCAACAGGGCGAGGACCAGAAGGAAACGACGCACCTCTGCACCATCGATGGTCAGGGCAACTGCGTCACCATGACGCATTCCCTGGGTATGCCGTCGGGTGTCACCACCGAAGGACTGGGCTTCGTCTATAACGGCTGCATGGGGGTTTTCGATCCGCGCCCCGGCATGACCGGGTCGCTGGCGCCCGGCAAGGCACGCTTTACTTCAATGGCGCCGTCGATCGTGTTCAAGGACGGCAAGCCGGTGCTTTTGATCGGCGCACCGGGCGGCACCTACATCGCCATGGGCGTTGTGCAGGGGATCATCAACGCCATCGATTTCGGCATGGACGCGCAACAAGCCGTTTCCGCGCCGCGATTCTCGGCAACCAGCGACCTTATCGAGATCGTCAACCGCATCCCGCGTTTCGTGCAGGCGGAACTGGAAGCGGACGGCTATACCTTCCGCCGCTATCCGCTCGGCTTCCACTTTGCCGGCGTGCACGCCATCCGCATCACGGAGAACGGCATCGACGGCGGCGCCGACCCCGGCCGCGACGGTATGGCGCTGGCGGTTTAG
- a CDS encoding TRAP transporter large permease subunit, with the protein MSYELIALLMFSSMMLMLMTGQRVFAAIGGVAVIAALALWGTGGSTIPFSSAMKLMKWYPLLTLPMFIFMGYILSESKIADDLYKMFHVWMGPVNGGLAIGTIGLMVLISAMNGLSVAGMAIGATIALPELLRRGYDKRMVTGVIQAGSSLGILVPPSVVLVLYAMIARQPVGQLWLAGVVPGLMMAALFVIYIYIRCKLQPELGPALPKEERNVPLGEKLRLLRSGLLPLAIFGAMMIPFVNGWTSLVESSAIGALTAFMAAVLKRRMNKDVFEVSVRQTLAISCMFMWIILAALGFGAVFDGLGAVKAIDNLFTDQLHLSPIMILILMQLSFLIMGTFLDDTAMLVIVAPLYVPLVAALGFDLVWYGVLYTITTQIAYMTPPFGYNLFLMRAMAPPEISIRDIYGSILPFVIVMVLALSLILAFPEIALWLPNYIYGK; encoded by the coding sequence GTGTCGTACGAACTGATCGCCCTTCTCATGTTCTCGTCGATGATGCTGATGCTGATGACCGGCCAGCGCGTGTTCGCCGCCATCGGCGGTGTCGCCGTGATTGCGGCGCTGGCATTGTGGGGCACGGGCGGCTCGACGATCCCGTTCTCCTCGGCGATGAAGCTGATGAAGTGGTATCCCCTTTTGACGCTGCCGATGTTCATCTTCATGGGCTATATCCTCTCGGAATCCAAGATCGCCGACGACCTGTACAAGATGTTCCATGTCTGGATGGGGCCGGTGAACGGCGGACTCGCCATCGGCACCATCGGCCTGATGGTGCTGATCTCGGCGATGAACGGCCTGTCGGTCGCCGGCATGGCGATCGGCGCCACCATTGCTCTGCCGGAACTGCTCAGGCGCGGTTATGACAAGCGCATGGTGACCGGCGTCATTCAGGCCGGCTCGTCGCTGGGAATCCTTGTGCCGCCCTCTGTCGTGCTCGTGCTGTATGCGATGATCGCGCGCCAACCGGTCGGTCAGCTGTGGCTCGCAGGCGTCGTGCCCGGCCTGATGATGGCAGCGCTGTTCGTGATCTACATCTATATCCGCTGCAAACTGCAGCCGGAACTGGGACCGGCGTTACCAAAGGAAGAACGCAACGTGCCGCTGGGCGAGAAACTGCGCCTGCTGCGCTCGGGCCTTTTGCCGCTGGCGATTTTCGGGGCGATGATGATCCCGTTCGTCAACGGCTGGACCAGCCTTGTCGAAAGTTCGGCCATCGGCGCGCTGACGGCGTTCATGGCCGCCGTCCTCAAACGCCGCATGAACAAGGACGTGTTCGAGGTGTCGGTACGCCAGACGCTGGCGATTTCGTGCATGTTCATGTGGATCATTCTGGCCGCGCTGGGTTTCGGCGCGGTGTTCGACGGGCTGGGCGCGGTCAAGGCCATCGACAACCTGTTTACCGATCAACTGCACCTGAGCCCGATCATGATCCTGATTCTGATGCAGCTGTCGTTCCTGATTATGGGGACGTTCCTCGACGATACCGCGATGCTGGTCATCGTCGCACCGCTGTATGTGCCTTTAGTCGCGGCGCTGGGTTTCGATCTGGTGTGGTACGGCGTGCTCTATACGATCACCACCCAGATTGCCTACATGACGCCGCCGTTCGGCTATAATCTGTTTTTGATGCGCGCCATGGCACCGCCGGAAATCAGCATCCGCGATATCTACGGTTCGATCCTGCCGTTCGTTATCGTCATGGTGCTGGCCCTGTCGCTGATTCTGGCATTCCCGGAAATCGCGCTGTGGCTGCCGAATTATATCTACGGAAAATAA
- a CDS encoding M20 family metallopeptidase produces the protein MDKVKSNLPALDAEEILAGVLSWVEIESPSHDGQAVNGMVDQVEREAATMGLGIDRTLGRDGFGDILKCRTPWGGDGPGILVLSHLDTVHPIGMKETKNPIRREGDKVYGPGIYDMKAGAYIALHAMRHLIRDGKQTPLPVTFMFIPEEEIGSPTSKAMIAEEGKKNKFVLVTEPAREGGKIVTARNGRLQYEIRVKGVPAHAGARHMDGRSAIREMAHIILKLEALTDYDKGQTCSVGLINGGTLTNVVPEDCFISVDIRIPDMDAANQVMAFVEGLTSEDSECKISVEGGVDRPPYEKFEGIEKLFEHAKACAAEIGFDLQDLKTGGGSDGNFTGALGIPTLDGLGADGHGAHANDEFIYYSSLVERCRLMIRLMETLE, from the coding sequence ATGGACAAAGTAAAATCGAACCTGCCTGCGCTCGATGCCGAGGAAATTCTGGCTGGCGTTCTGAGCTGGGTCGAGATCGAAAGCCCGAGCCACGACGGCCAGGCGGTCAACGGTATGGTCGATCAGGTCGAGCGGGAAGCCGCAACCATGGGGCTCGGCATCGACCGCACGCTGGGGCGTGACGGGTTCGGCGACATCCTCAAGTGCCGCACGCCCTGGGGCGGCGACGGACCGGGCATCCTCGTGCTGTCGCATCTGGACACGGTGCACCCGATCGGCATGAAGGAAACCAAGAATCCGATCCGCCGCGAGGGTGACAAGGTCTACGGCCCCGGTATCTATGACATGAAGGCCGGTGCCTATATCGCGCTGCACGCCATGCGTCATCTGATCCGAGACGGCAAGCAGACGCCGCTGCCGGTCACCTTCATGTTCATCCCCGAAGAGGAAATCGGCTCACCGACCTCCAAGGCGATGATCGCCGAAGAGGGTAAAAAGAACAAATTCGTGCTGGTCACCGAACCGGCCCGTGAAGGCGGCAAGATCGTCACCGCGCGCAACGGCAGACTGCAGTACGAAATCCGCGTCAAAGGCGTGCCCGCCCACGCCGGTGCCCGGCACATGGACGGCCGCTCGGCGATCCGCGAAATGGCGCACATCATCCTCAAGCTCGAGGCGCTGACCGATTACGACAAGGGCCAGACGTGTTCCGTCGGTCTCATCAACGGCGGCACCCTGACCAATGTCGTCCCCGAAGATTGCTTCATCAGCGTCGACATCCGTATCCCCGACATGGACGCCGCCAACCAGGTCATGGCGTTTGTCGAAGGGCTGACTTCGGAAGACTCCGAATGCAAGATATCCGTCGAAGGCGGCGTCGACCGCCCCCCCTATGAAAAATTCGAAGGGATCGAGAAGCTGTTCGAGCACGCCAAGGCATGCGCCGCCGAAATCGGCTTCGATCTGCAGGACCTGAAGACCGGTGGCGGCTCGGACGGCAACTTCACCGGCGCACTGGGCATCCCGACACTGGACGGTCTCGGCGCGGATGGTCACGGCGCCCACGCTAACGACGAGTTTATTTATTATTCAAGCCTGGTTGAACGCTGCCGCCTGATGATCCGGCTGATGGAGACGTTGGAATAG
- a CDS encoding class II aldolase/adducin family protein, with product MSNVHALELPSVRDRVSEEEWQMRVDLAACYRLVAHYGWDDILFTHNSARIPGTDHHFLINPMGLKFEEITASSLIKIDCDGNKIMESPFGYIKAGFTIHSAIHMNREDAVCVMHTHTMEGMAVSAQKDGLLMLNQKSLCFYNRLAYHDYEGIADDLEERDRLAADLGDLNSMMLWNHGLLTVGNSVANAFILHKRLNDACQLQLMAQAGGGELRIVPEDVCEKTALQFEQNYSSGKNAVLQWDALRRMLDRIDPGYAE from the coding sequence ATGAGCAATGTGCATGCGCTTGAACTGCCGTCGGTCCGGGATCGCGTTTCGGAGGAAGAATGGCAGATGCGGGTCGATCTGGCAGCCTGTTACCGGCTTGTCGCCCACTACGGGTGGGACGATATTCTTTTCACCCACAACTCGGCGCGCATTCCCGGCACGGACCATCATTTCCTGATCAATCCGATGGGCCTCAAGTTCGAGGAGATCACCGCCTCGTCGCTGATCAAGATCGACTGCGACGGCAACAAGATCATGGAAAGCCCCTTCGGCTACATCAAGGCCGGCTTCACGATCCATTCCGCGATCCACATGAACCGCGAAGACGCGGTTTGCGTCATGCACACGCACACCATGGAAGGCATGGCGGTATCGGCACAGAAAGACGGCCTTCTGATGCTCAACCAGAAATCGCTGTGCTTCTATAACCGGCTTGCCTATCACGATTACGAAGGCATCGCCGACGACCTTGAGGAGCGCGACCGCCTTGCCGCCGATCTCGGCGATCTGAATTCTATGATGCTCTGGAACCACGGCTTGTTGACGGTCGGCAATTCCGTTGCCAATGCCTTTATCCTGCACAAACGCCTGAACGATGCCTGTCAGCTGCAACTGATGGCGCAGGCCGGCGGCGGCGAATTACGCATCGTTCCCGAAGATGTCTGCGAGAAAACCGCACTGCAATTCGAACAGAATTATTCGAGCGGCAAGAACGCCGTATTGCAATGGGATGCGCTGCGGCGGATGCTCGACCGGATCGATCCCGGCTACGCTGAATAA
- a CDS encoding CocE/NonD family hydrolase — protein sequence MSDSNSQAAWKVAPRDYVRGLEKSYKGERLSSSYVAMRDGIRLAVDVHLPGTEDEDKAYPTICIFTPYYRRFALSDGHREGIDPCPTIAFYRDNFVKRGYALVCVDVRGSGASFGCRDGFRSPAERLDHHDTVDWVAAQPWCDGNIGATGISYPGAASDFLASTCHPAVKAVAPLFAVWDTWSNHLYPGGVLLTCVTRNYGQLADALDFDDRDMIPDYAYFKDSDLAGPAPVDEDADGSLLKAALKDHVANFNMQDFAQQFRFRDDALTDNPDYQSRVICPYNYASRDADKNVAYYTISGWMDGGGYSTGTIQRYLWLKEKHHRLMLGPWDHGARGHVSPWRGDKPAAQQPFVAAEVLRFFDTHLKGLDTGLNDEDPVHYFTMGAEEWQSAPSWPPAEPDTVLYFDADGTLNDDAAPAEEGADDYQADYDCRTGFHSRYDRLYIANVETYYDDWHGRDEKMLNYTAAPFEVDTEMTGHPVVDLHFTCSERDGTFFVYISDITPEGKSVYVTEGVFRALHRKIGPLPEDIPPTGPTHTFNRADAEHLTPGEAASAAFELLPTSYLFRAGHRLRVSIASSDSDHFTRIPDGRPPKFVFLRGADHPSAIRLPIVRA from the coding sequence GTGTCGGACAGCAATTCGCAAGCAGCCTGGAAAGTCGCGCCCAGAGATTATGTACGTGGGCTCGAGAAATCATATAAAGGCGAACGGCTGAGCTCGAGCTATGTGGCGATGCGCGACGGAATCCGGCTGGCCGTCGATGTCCATCTGCCCGGCACCGAAGATGAAGACAAAGCCTATCCGACCATCTGTATCTTCACGCCGTATTATCGCCGCTTCGCGCTCAGCGACGGACATCGCGAAGGTATCGACCCCTGTCCGACCATCGCCTTTTATCGCGATAACTTCGTCAAGCGGGGCTACGCGCTGGTCTGTGTCGATGTGCGCGGTTCCGGCGCCAGCTTCGGCTGCCGTGACGGTTTCCGCTCGCCGGCGGAACGCCTTGACCATCATGACACGGTCGACTGGGTGGCGGCTCAGCCCTGGTGCGACGGCAATATCGGCGCGACGGGCATTTCCTATCCGGGTGCGGCGTCGGATTTCCTGGCGTCGACCTGCCACCCCGCGGTGAAGGCCGTGGCGCCGCTGTTTGCGGTCTGGGATACGTGGTCGAACCATTTGTACCCCGGCGGTGTGCTGCTGACCTGCGTGACACGGAATTACGGCCAGCTTGCCGACGCGCTTGATTTCGATGACCGCGATATGATTCCCGATTACGCGTATTTCAAGGACAGCGATCTGGCAGGACCGGCGCCGGTCGACGAAGATGCCGACGGCAGCCTTCTGAAAGCGGCACTCAAGGACCACGTGGCGAATTTCAACATGCAGGATTTCGCGCAGCAGTTCCGCTTTCGCGACGATGCCCTGACCGATAATCCCGATTACCAGAGCCGGGTGATCTGCCCCTACAACTACGCCAGCCGGGACGCCGACAAGAACGTTGCGTACTATACGATCTCGGGCTGGATGGACGGCGGCGGCTATTCCACCGGCACCATTCAGCGCTATCTGTGGCTCAAGGAAAAACATCACCGGCTTATGCTGGGGCCCTGGGATCACGGTGCGCGCGGTCATGTCAGCCCGTGGCGCGGCGACAAACCGGCCGCTCAACAGCCGTTCGTGGCCGCCGAGGTGCTGCGGTTCTTCGACACGCACCTGAAGGGCCTCGATACGGGCCTGAATGATGAAGATCCCGTGCATTATTTCACCATGGGCGCGGAAGAATGGCAGTCCGCCCCGAGCTGGCCGCCGGCCGAGCCGGACACGGTGCTGTATTTCGATGCCGACGGCACCCTCAACGACGATGCCGCGCCGGCCGAAGAAGGGGCCGACGACTATCAGGCCGATTACGATTGCCGGACCGGGTTCCACTCCCGTTATGACCGGCTTTATATCGCCAATGTCGAAACGTATTACGATGACTGGCACGGCCGTGACGAAAAGATGCTGAACTATACGGCGGCGCCGTTCGAGGTGGATACGGAAATGACCGGACATCCGGTCGTCGATCTGCACTTCACCTGTTCGGAACGTGACGGGACCTTTTTTGTCTATATCTCGGATATCACGCCGGAGGGGAAATCCGTCTATGTGACCGAAGGTGTGTTCCGCGCCTTGCACCGGAAAATCGGCCCACTGCCAGAGGATATCCCGCCGACCGGGCCGACACATACGTTCAATCGCGCCGATGCCGAGCATCTGACGCCGGGTGAGGCGGCAAGCGCCGCGTTCGAGCTTTTGCCGACGTCGTATCTGTTCCGTGCCGGACACAGGCTCCGGGTCTCGATTGCGTCGTCGGACAGCGACCATTTCACGCGCATCCCCGATGGTCGCCCGCCGAAGTTCGTGTTCTTGCGGGGCGCGGATCACCCGTCAGCCATCCGTCTGCCGATTGTTCGGGCTTAA